In Anguilla rostrata isolate EN2019 chromosome 1, ASM1855537v3, whole genome shotgun sequence, a genomic segment contains:
- the tmem145 gene encoding transmembrane protein 145 isoform X1, protein MEVCERVFGLAVVTSVLCVGSVLGKYVKGIVNTKEDWVFLTRFCFLTDFGRLDFRFRYPKSRCCQNILLYFDDSSQWPAVYKRPDKQDCYQKEAVLRPENNQVINLTTRYTWSGCMVEGEGAEETLSCVGGRSFRSVRERWWYIALSKCGGDGLQLEYEMKLTNGQSFWTQHFSADEFGILETDITFLVIFSVVFMLSCYFAYTLKGRQLLHTTYKMFMTAAGVEVLSLLFFCIYWGLYARDGVGNGSLKILGKLLFSVSFLVFLLMLILLGKGFTVTRARISHSGSVKLSIYMTVYTITYIILFIYEAEFFDPGWVLYAYDSPAGYGLMGLQLLAYVWFCYAVLVSLKHYPEKQPFYIPFFTAYTLWFFAVPVMALIANFGIPRWAREKIVNGIQLGIHLYAHLVFLAITRPSAANKNFPYHVRTSQIGILLSSPDGTGGESFPHHAYGNSSFLGDSQPNFTELFSIHSGTVKSVEEMVARKGQAVPRNSEHKIITTTADLTSILPPPPPPVPTRVSSNSPPPPRLSSHFTEYFSMQGGVGVGTKA, encoded by the exons ATGGAGGTGTGCGAGAGAGTTTTCGGGTTGGCCGTGGTGACTAGTGTTCTGTGTGTCGGCTCTGTTCTGGGAAAGTACGTCAAAGGAATCGTCAATACCAAAGAG GACTGGGTTTTCCTCACGAGGTTCTGCTTCCTCACGGATTTCGGCCGATTGGACTTTCGGTTCCGATACCCCAAG TCACGCTGCTGTCAGAACATACTGCTGTATTTCGATGACAGCTCACAGTGGCCTGCCGTCTACAAGAGACCCGACAAG CAGGACTGTTACCAGAAGGAGGCAGTGTTAAGGCCAGAGAATAACCAGGTCATCAACCTCACCACCCGCTACACCTGGTCTGGCTGTATG GtggagggcgagggggcggaggagacccTGAGCTGTGTGGGGGGGCGCAGCTTCCGTTCGGTGAGGGAGAGATGGTGGTACATCGCGCTCAGCAAGTGCGGG GGGGATGGGCTGCAGCTGGAGTATGAGATGAAGCTGACCAATGGGCAGTCTTTCTGGACGCAGCACTTCTCCGCAGATGAGTTTG GTATCCTGGAGACAGACATCACCTTCCTCGTCATCTTCAGCGTCGTCTTCATGCTGTCCTGCTACTTTGCTT ACACCCTGAAAGGAAGGCAGCTGCTCCACACCACCTACAAGATGTTCATGACGGCCGCGGGAGTGGAGG TTCTCAGCCTGCTCTTCTTCTGCATCTACTGGGGGCTGTACGCCAGGGACGGAGTGGGCAACGGGAGCCTGAAGATTCTGG ggaaATTACTCTTCTCTGTCAGTTTCCTGGTCTTCCTGCTGATGCTGATCCTGCTGGGGAAGGGCTTCACGGTCACCAG GGCAAGAATCAGCCATAGTGGTTCCGTCAAGCTGTCAATCTACATGACGGTCTACACCATCACCTACATTATTCTCTTCATATATGAGGCCGAG TTCTTTGACCCAGGCTGGGTCCTCTATGCCTATGACAGTCCAGCTGGCTATGGGCTGATGGGGCTGCAGCTGCTGGCTTACGTGTGGTTCTGTTACGCTGTGCTGGTCTCCCTCAAGCACTACCCCGAGAAGCAGCCCTTCTACATACCGTTCTTCACCGCGTACACtctgtg GTTCTTTGCGGTGCCTGTCATGGCTCTGATTGCCAATTTTGGGATCCCGCGTTGGGCCAGAGAAAAGATAGTCAACGGAATCCAGCTGGGAATCCATCTCTATGCTCACCTCGTCTTCCTG GCTATCACACGGCCCTCGGCAGCCAACAAAAACTTCCCATACCACGTCCGGACGTCTCAGATAGGGATCCTGTTGTCGAGCCCCGACGGAACAGGGGGGGAGAGCTTTCCCCACCATGCCTATGGGAACAGCTCCTTCCTGGGGGACTCCCAGCCCAACTTCACCGAGCTCTTCTCCATACACtcg GGCACAGTCAAGTCAGTGGAAGAGATGGTGGCCCGGAAGGGACAGGCCGTGCCGAGGAACAGCGAGCACAAGATCATCACCACGACGGCTGATCTGACGTCtatcctgcccccaccccctccccctgtgcccACCCGTGTGTCCTCcaactccccccctccacccaggCTCTCCTCCCACTTCACTGAGTATTTCAGCATGCAggggggcgtgggcgtgggaACAAAAGCATAA
- the tmem145 gene encoding transmembrane protein 145 isoform X3, translated as MEVCERVFGLAVVTSVLCVGSVLGKYVKGIVNTKEDWVFLTRFCFLTDFGRLDFRFRYPKSRCCQNILLYFDDSSQWPAVYKRPDKQDCYQKEAVLRPENNQVINLTTRYTWSGCMGDGLQLEYEMKLTNGQSFWTQHFSADEFGILETDITFLVIFSVVFMLSCYFAYTLKGRQLLHTTYKMFMTAAGVEVLSLLFFCIYWGLYARDGVGNGSLKILGKLLFSVSFLVFLLMLILLGKGFTVTRARISHSGSVKLSIYMTVYTITYIILFIYEAEFFDPGWVLYAYDSPAGYGLMGLQLLAYVWFCYAVLVSLKHYPEKQPFYIPFFTAYTLWFFAVPVMALIANFGIPRWAREKIVNGIQLGIHLYAHLVFLAITRPSAANKNFPYHVRTSQIGILLSSPDGTGGESFPHHAYGNSSFLGDSQPNFTELFSIHSGTVKSVEEMVARKGQAVPRNSEHKIITTTADLTSILPPPPPPVPTRVSSNSPPPPRLSSHFTEYFSMQGGVGVGTKA; from the exons ATGGAGGTGTGCGAGAGAGTTTTCGGGTTGGCCGTGGTGACTAGTGTTCTGTGTGTCGGCTCTGTTCTGGGAAAGTACGTCAAAGGAATCGTCAATACCAAAGAG GACTGGGTTTTCCTCACGAGGTTCTGCTTCCTCACGGATTTCGGCCGATTGGACTTTCGGTTCCGATACCCCAAG TCACGCTGCTGTCAGAACATACTGCTGTATTTCGATGACAGCTCACAGTGGCCTGCCGTCTACAAGAGACCCGACAAG CAGGACTGTTACCAGAAGGAGGCAGTGTTAAGGCCAGAGAATAACCAGGTCATCAACCTCACCACCCGCTACACCTGGTCTGGCTGTATG GGGGATGGGCTGCAGCTGGAGTATGAGATGAAGCTGACCAATGGGCAGTCTTTCTGGACGCAGCACTTCTCCGCAGATGAGTTTG GTATCCTGGAGACAGACATCACCTTCCTCGTCATCTTCAGCGTCGTCTTCATGCTGTCCTGCTACTTTGCTT ACACCCTGAAAGGAAGGCAGCTGCTCCACACCACCTACAAGATGTTCATGACGGCCGCGGGAGTGGAGG TTCTCAGCCTGCTCTTCTTCTGCATCTACTGGGGGCTGTACGCCAGGGACGGAGTGGGCAACGGGAGCCTGAAGATTCTGG ggaaATTACTCTTCTCTGTCAGTTTCCTGGTCTTCCTGCTGATGCTGATCCTGCTGGGGAAGGGCTTCACGGTCACCAG GGCAAGAATCAGCCATAGTGGTTCCGTCAAGCTGTCAATCTACATGACGGTCTACACCATCACCTACATTATTCTCTTCATATATGAGGCCGAG TTCTTTGACCCAGGCTGGGTCCTCTATGCCTATGACAGTCCAGCTGGCTATGGGCTGATGGGGCTGCAGCTGCTGGCTTACGTGTGGTTCTGTTACGCTGTGCTGGTCTCCCTCAAGCACTACCCCGAGAAGCAGCCCTTCTACATACCGTTCTTCACCGCGTACACtctgtg GTTCTTTGCGGTGCCTGTCATGGCTCTGATTGCCAATTTTGGGATCCCGCGTTGGGCCAGAGAAAAGATAGTCAACGGAATCCAGCTGGGAATCCATCTCTATGCTCACCTCGTCTTCCTG GCTATCACACGGCCCTCGGCAGCCAACAAAAACTTCCCATACCACGTCCGGACGTCTCAGATAGGGATCCTGTTGTCGAGCCCCGACGGAACAGGGGGGGAGAGCTTTCCCCACCATGCCTATGGGAACAGCTCCTTCCTGGGGGACTCCCAGCCCAACTTCACCGAGCTCTTCTCCATACACtcg GGCACAGTCAAGTCAGTGGAAGAGATGGTGGCCCGGAAGGGACAGGCCGTGCCGAGGAACAGCGAGCACAAGATCATCACCACGACGGCTGATCTGACGTCtatcctgcccccaccccctccccctgtgcccACCCGTGTGTCCTCcaactccccccctccacccaggCTCTCCTCCCACTTCACTGAGTATTTCAGCATGCAggggggcgtgggcgtgggaACAAAAGCATAA
- the tmem145 gene encoding transmembrane protein 145 isoform X2 yields the protein MEVCERVFGLAVVTSVLCVGSVLGKYVKGIVNTKEDWVFLTRFCFLTDFGRLDFRFRYPKSRCCQNILLYFDDSSQWPAVYKRPDKDCYQKEAVLRPENNQVINLTTRYTWSGCMVEGEGAEETLSCVGGRSFRSVRERWWYIALSKCGGDGLQLEYEMKLTNGQSFWTQHFSADEFGILETDITFLVIFSVVFMLSCYFAYTLKGRQLLHTTYKMFMTAAGVEVLSLLFFCIYWGLYARDGVGNGSLKILGKLLFSVSFLVFLLMLILLGKGFTVTRARISHSGSVKLSIYMTVYTITYIILFIYEAEFFDPGWVLYAYDSPAGYGLMGLQLLAYVWFCYAVLVSLKHYPEKQPFYIPFFTAYTLWFFAVPVMALIANFGIPRWAREKIVNGIQLGIHLYAHLVFLAITRPSAANKNFPYHVRTSQIGILLSSPDGTGGESFPHHAYGNSSFLGDSQPNFTELFSIHSGTVKSVEEMVARKGQAVPRNSEHKIITTTADLTSILPPPPPPVPTRVSSNSPPPPRLSSHFTEYFSMQGGVGVGTKA from the exons ATGGAGGTGTGCGAGAGAGTTTTCGGGTTGGCCGTGGTGACTAGTGTTCTGTGTGTCGGCTCTGTTCTGGGAAAGTACGTCAAAGGAATCGTCAATACCAAAGAG GACTGGGTTTTCCTCACGAGGTTCTGCTTCCTCACGGATTTCGGCCGATTGGACTTTCGGTTCCGATACCCCAAG TCACGCTGCTGTCAGAACATACTGCTGTATTTCGATGACAGCTCACAGTGGCCTGCCGTCTACAAGAGACCCGACAAG GACTGTTACCAGAAGGAGGCAGTGTTAAGGCCAGAGAATAACCAGGTCATCAACCTCACCACCCGCTACACCTGGTCTGGCTGTATG GtggagggcgagggggcggaggagacccTGAGCTGTGTGGGGGGGCGCAGCTTCCGTTCGGTGAGGGAGAGATGGTGGTACATCGCGCTCAGCAAGTGCGGG GGGGATGGGCTGCAGCTGGAGTATGAGATGAAGCTGACCAATGGGCAGTCTTTCTGGACGCAGCACTTCTCCGCAGATGAGTTTG GTATCCTGGAGACAGACATCACCTTCCTCGTCATCTTCAGCGTCGTCTTCATGCTGTCCTGCTACTTTGCTT ACACCCTGAAAGGAAGGCAGCTGCTCCACACCACCTACAAGATGTTCATGACGGCCGCGGGAGTGGAGG TTCTCAGCCTGCTCTTCTTCTGCATCTACTGGGGGCTGTACGCCAGGGACGGAGTGGGCAACGGGAGCCTGAAGATTCTGG ggaaATTACTCTTCTCTGTCAGTTTCCTGGTCTTCCTGCTGATGCTGATCCTGCTGGGGAAGGGCTTCACGGTCACCAG GGCAAGAATCAGCCATAGTGGTTCCGTCAAGCTGTCAATCTACATGACGGTCTACACCATCACCTACATTATTCTCTTCATATATGAGGCCGAG TTCTTTGACCCAGGCTGGGTCCTCTATGCCTATGACAGTCCAGCTGGCTATGGGCTGATGGGGCTGCAGCTGCTGGCTTACGTGTGGTTCTGTTACGCTGTGCTGGTCTCCCTCAAGCACTACCCCGAGAAGCAGCCCTTCTACATACCGTTCTTCACCGCGTACACtctgtg GTTCTTTGCGGTGCCTGTCATGGCTCTGATTGCCAATTTTGGGATCCCGCGTTGGGCCAGAGAAAAGATAGTCAACGGAATCCAGCTGGGAATCCATCTCTATGCTCACCTCGTCTTCCTG GCTATCACACGGCCCTCGGCAGCCAACAAAAACTTCCCATACCACGTCCGGACGTCTCAGATAGGGATCCTGTTGTCGAGCCCCGACGGAACAGGGGGGGAGAGCTTTCCCCACCATGCCTATGGGAACAGCTCCTTCCTGGGGGACTCCCAGCCCAACTTCACCGAGCTCTTCTCCATACACtcg GGCACAGTCAAGTCAGTGGAAGAGATGGTGGCCCGGAAGGGACAGGCCGTGCCGAGGAACAGCGAGCACAAGATCATCACCACGACGGCTGATCTGACGTCtatcctgcccccaccccctccccctgtgcccACCCGTGTGTCCTCcaactccccccctccacccaggCTCTCCTCCCACTTCACTGAGTATTTCAGCATGCAggggggcgtgggcgtgggaACAAAAGCATAA
- the tmem145 gene encoding transmembrane protein 145 isoform X4: MEVCERVFGLAVVTSVLCVGSVLGKYVKGIVNTKEDWVFLTRFCFLTDFGRLDFRFRYPKSRCCQNILLYFDDSSQWPAVYKRPDKDCYQKEAVLRPENNQVINLTTRYTWSGCMGDGLQLEYEMKLTNGQSFWTQHFSADEFGILETDITFLVIFSVVFMLSCYFAYTLKGRQLLHTTYKMFMTAAGVEVLSLLFFCIYWGLYARDGVGNGSLKILGKLLFSVSFLVFLLMLILLGKGFTVTRARISHSGSVKLSIYMTVYTITYIILFIYEAEFFDPGWVLYAYDSPAGYGLMGLQLLAYVWFCYAVLVSLKHYPEKQPFYIPFFTAYTLWFFAVPVMALIANFGIPRWAREKIVNGIQLGIHLYAHLVFLAITRPSAANKNFPYHVRTSQIGILLSSPDGTGGESFPHHAYGNSSFLGDSQPNFTELFSIHSGTVKSVEEMVARKGQAVPRNSEHKIITTTADLTSILPPPPPPVPTRVSSNSPPPPRLSSHFTEYFSMQGGVGVGTKA, encoded by the exons ATGGAGGTGTGCGAGAGAGTTTTCGGGTTGGCCGTGGTGACTAGTGTTCTGTGTGTCGGCTCTGTTCTGGGAAAGTACGTCAAAGGAATCGTCAATACCAAAGAG GACTGGGTTTTCCTCACGAGGTTCTGCTTCCTCACGGATTTCGGCCGATTGGACTTTCGGTTCCGATACCCCAAG TCACGCTGCTGTCAGAACATACTGCTGTATTTCGATGACAGCTCACAGTGGCCTGCCGTCTACAAGAGACCCGACAAG GACTGTTACCAGAAGGAGGCAGTGTTAAGGCCAGAGAATAACCAGGTCATCAACCTCACCACCCGCTACACCTGGTCTGGCTGTATG GGGGATGGGCTGCAGCTGGAGTATGAGATGAAGCTGACCAATGGGCAGTCTTTCTGGACGCAGCACTTCTCCGCAGATGAGTTTG GTATCCTGGAGACAGACATCACCTTCCTCGTCATCTTCAGCGTCGTCTTCATGCTGTCCTGCTACTTTGCTT ACACCCTGAAAGGAAGGCAGCTGCTCCACACCACCTACAAGATGTTCATGACGGCCGCGGGAGTGGAGG TTCTCAGCCTGCTCTTCTTCTGCATCTACTGGGGGCTGTACGCCAGGGACGGAGTGGGCAACGGGAGCCTGAAGATTCTGG ggaaATTACTCTTCTCTGTCAGTTTCCTGGTCTTCCTGCTGATGCTGATCCTGCTGGGGAAGGGCTTCACGGTCACCAG GGCAAGAATCAGCCATAGTGGTTCCGTCAAGCTGTCAATCTACATGACGGTCTACACCATCACCTACATTATTCTCTTCATATATGAGGCCGAG TTCTTTGACCCAGGCTGGGTCCTCTATGCCTATGACAGTCCAGCTGGCTATGGGCTGATGGGGCTGCAGCTGCTGGCTTACGTGTGGTTCTGTTACGCTGTGCTGGTCTCCCTCAAGCACTACCCCGAGAAGCAGCCCTTCTACATACCGTTCTTCACCGCGTACACtctgtg GTTCTTTGCGGTGCCTGTCATGGCTCTGATTGCCAATTTTGGGATCCCGCGTTGGGCCAGAGAAAAGATAGTCAACGGAATCCAGCTGGGAATCCATCTCTATGCTCACCTCGTCTTCCTG GCTATCACACGGCCCTCGGCAGCCAACAAAAACTTCCCATACCACGTCCGGACGTCTCAGATAGGGATCCTGTTGTCGAGCCCCGACGGAACAGGGGGGGAGAGCTTTCCCCACCATGCCTATGGGAACAGCTCCTTCCTGGGGGACTCCCAGCCCAACTTCACCGAGCTCTTCTCCATACACtcg GGCACAGTCAAGTCAGTGGAAGAGATGGTGGCCCGGAAGGGACAGGCCGTGCCGAGGAACAGCGAGCACAAGATCATCACCACGACGGCTGATCTGACGTCtatcctgcccccaccccctccccctgtgcccACCCGTGTGTCCTCcaactccccccctccacccaggCTCTCCTCCCACTTCACTGAGTATTTCAGCATGCAggggggcgtgggcgtgggaACAAAAGCATAA
- the mrpl17 gene encoding LOW QUALITY PROTEIN: 39S ribosomal protein L17, mitochondrial (The sequence of the model RefSeq protein was modified relative to this genomic sequence to represent the inferred CDS: deleted 2 bases in 1 codon) codes for MRLSLSTLISHGRMARRMGLGPKSRIDMLRNILTGLVRHERIETTRGRADEVRFYAEKLIDYAKKGVTDEKAMKMATFWLTEKDLVPKLFEVLAPRFENQQKGYTRMARIPNRTNLDRAAMAVLEYKGNPYPALLPKRDSDLTLLNQLLKGYREEREQQRATKANLSPAVSHNI; via the exons ATGCGTCTCTCCTTGTCGACCTTAATTTCACATGGCCGAATGGCCAGACGGATGGGTCTCGGCCCTAAATCACGGATTGACATGCTTCGGAACATTTTGACAGGACTGGTTCGGCACGAAAGGATAGAGACTACCCGAGGTCGAGCCGATGAAGTCCGGTTCTACGCCGAGAAG CTGATTGACTACGCAAAAAAGGGAGTCACGGATGAGAAGGCAATGAAAATGGCCACCTTCTGGCTCACG GAGAAAGATCTGGTCCCAAAGCTCTTCGAAGTCCTGGCGCCTCGATTTGAGAACCAGCAGAAGGGCTACACGCGTATGGCTCGGATCCCGAACCGCACCAACTTGGACCGGGCGGCAATGGCGGTCCTGGAGTACAAAGGCAACCCGTACCCGGCCCTGTTACCG AAACGCGACAGCGACCTCACGCTGCTCAACCAGCTGCTGAAAGGctacagggaggagagggagcagcagagAGCAACCAAAGCAAACTTGAGTCCCGCTGTCTCTCATAACATTTAA
- the LOC135234542 gene encoding trypsin-2-like: protein MQDSILSHLNRSEKTVMKSLIFVLVLGTALALDDDKIVGGYECEPHSQPWQVSLNAGYHFCGGPVANCVASLYQRDLEVRLGEHHIMVNEGTEQFIGASHVIRNPNYSSWDLDSDIMLIKLSRPVTLNSNVQPVALPTRCAPAGTMCRVTGWGNTMNPAVSGDKLQCLEIPILSDNDCSNSYPGMITSTMFCAGYLDGGKDSCQGDSGGPVVCNGELQGVVSWGYGCAEQNRPGVYNKVCMFSDWLRTTMASN from the exons ATGCAAGACTCAATCCTCAGTCATCTGAATCGCAGTGAAAAAACAGTTATGAAGTCTCTCATCTTCGTTCTGGTGCTGGGCACTGCAT tggctCTGGATGACGACAAGATTGTTGGAGGGTACGAGTGTGAGCCCCACTCCCAGCCCTGGCAGGTGTCGCTGAACGCTGGGTACCACTTCTGCGGTGGTCCTGTCGCGAACTGTGTCGCGTCACTGTACCAACGTGA TTTGGAAGTGCGCCTGGGTGAGCACCACATCATGGTGAATGAGGGCACCGAGCAGTTCATCGGCGCTTCCCACGTCATCCGCAACCCCAACTACAGCTCCTGGGACCTGGACAGTGACATCATGCTGATCAAGCTGAGCAGGCCTGTCACCCTGAACAGCAATGTGCAGCCCGTGGCCCTGCCCACCAGGTGTGCCCCTGCTGGCACCATGTGCAGAGTCACTGGCTGGGGCAACACTATGAACCCTG CCGTTAGCGGAGACAAGCTTCAGTGTCTGGAAATCCCCATCCTGTCGGACAACGACTGCTCAAACTCCTACCCTGGCATGATCACCTCCACCATGTTCTGCGCTGGGTACCTGGACGGAGGCAAGGACTCCTGCCAG ggtGACTCTGGCggccctgtggtctgtaatggtgagctgcagggtgttGTGTCCTGGGGATACGGGTGTGCGGAGCAGAATCGCCCTGGTGTCTACAACAAG GTGTGCATGTTCAGTGACTGGCTCCGCACCACCATGGCCAGCAACTGA
- the LOC135234526 gene encoding trypsin-1-like gives MRSLVFILLLGVAVALDDDKIVGGYECEPHSQPWQASLNTGYHFCGGSLVSENWVVSAAHCYKSPSRLEVRLGEHHIGLNEGTEQFIGASNVIRNPNYSSWDLDSDVMLIKLSRPATLNSNVQPVALPTRCAPAGTMCRVTGWGNTMNPAVSGDKLQCLEIPILSDNDCSNSYPGMITSTMFCAGYLEGGKDSCQGDSGGPVVCNGELQGVVSWGYGCAEQDHPGVYAKVCMFSDWLRTTMASN, from the exons ATGAGGTCTCTGGTTTTTATTCTGCTTCTGGGAGTCGCTG TGGCTCTGGATGATGATAAGATTGTTGGAGGGTACGAGTGTGAGCCCCACTCCCAGCCCTGGCAGGCGTCTCTGAACACTGGGTACCACTTCTGCGGTGGCTCCCTGGTCAGCGAGAACTGGGTGGTGTCCGCCGCTCACTGCTACAAATC TCCGAGCCGTTTGGAAGTGCGCCTGGGTGAGCACCACATCGGGCTGAACGAGGGCACCGAGCAGTTCATCGGCGCTTCCAACGTCATCCGCAACCCCAACTACAGCTCCTGGGACCTGGACAGTGACGTCATGCTGATCAAGCTGAGCAGGCCTGCCACCCTGAACAGCAACGTGCAGCCCGTGGCCCTGCCCACCAGGTGTGCCCCTGCTGGCACCATGTGCAGAGTCACTGGCTGGGGCAACACTATGAACCCTG CCGTTAGCGGAGACAAGCTTCAGTGTCTGGAAATCCCCATCCTGTCGGACAACGACTGCTCAAACTCCTACCCTGGCATGATCACCTCCACCATGTTCTGCGCTGGGTACCTGGAGGGAGGCAAGGACTCCTGCCAG gGTGACTCTGGCGGCCCTGTGGTGTGTAACggtgagctgcagggtgttGTGTCCTGGGGATATGGCTGTGCGGAGCAGGATCACCCCGGTGTCTACGCTAAG GTGTGCATGTTCAGTGACTGGCTCCGCACCACCATGGCCAGCAACTGA